One Paraburkholderia sp. PREW-6R genomic region harbors:
- a CDS encoding ABC transporter permease, with translation MIDTATEVGSTYVRPEAKRRDSRAMLRVLGTIGGWCGYLFLLLPSLVIVPISFGGGSELTFPPKTFSLDLFRQLLADPAWWGACVTSVIVALVASAISIAVGVPGAYALARARFPGKRIFETLAITPMLVPVVVLGLGIYKQFSTLGLVNTIWGLALAHAVLVVPFVVIAVGSGLRHADAALEAVALVMGASRVRIFFQVVLPQIRASVAVSVLFAFLLSFDEVVVAYFISGPQTTTLPVKMYSAIRWEVSPVLAAVSTMLTLISLLMCLGIMALQRREASTDQ, from the coding sequence ATGATCGATACCGCAACCGAGGTCGGGAGCACCTACGTCCGGCCCGAAGCGAAACGCCGCGATTCGCGCGCCATGTTGCGCGTGCTGGGCACGATAGGCGGATGGTGCGGCTATCTGTTCCTGCTGCTGCCGAGCCTCGTCATCGTGCCGATTTCCTTTGGTGGCGGCAGTGAACTCACTTTCCCGCCGAAGACTTTCTCGCTCGATCTGTTCAGGCAGCTTCTCGCCGATCCCGCCTGGTGGGGCGCATGCGTGACGAGCGTGATCGTTGCTCTGGTGGCCTCCGCGATCTCGATCGCGGTCGGCGTGCCTGGCGCGTACGCACTCGCACGCGCACGCTTCCCCGGCAAGCGCATCTTCGAAACGCTCGCGATCACACCCATGCTGGTGCCGGTCGTGGTATTGGGCCTCGGCATCTACAAGCAGTTTTCGACGCTCGGGCTCGTGAATACGATCTGGGGCCTTGCGCTCGCGCATGCGGTGCTTGTCGTGCCGTTCGTGGTGATCGCGGTCGGGTCGGGCTTGCGTCACGCGGATGCCGCGCTGGAAGCCGTCGCGCTCGTGATGGGCGCGAGCCGCGTGCGCATCTTCTTTCAGGTGGTATTGCCGCAGATACGCGCATCGGTCGCGGTAAGCGTGCTGTTCGCGTTCCTGCTTTCCTTCGATGAAGTCGTGGTCGCGTATTTCATCTCGGGACCGCAGACCACGACACTGCCCGTCAAGATGTATAGCGCGATTCGCTGGGAAGTGTCGCCGGTGCTGGCCGCCGTATCGACCATGCTCACGCTGATCTCGCTCCTGATGTGTCTGGGCATCATGGCGCTGCAGCGGCGCGAAGCATCCACGGATCAATGA
- a CDS encoding ABC transporter permease — MNYTLNVKTVVVMLLPLYTLLAVFFLWPLGVVGWSSIWEHAFTLRGYEQVFTNPLIRRVLGSTLAIASFATGTSLLLGYIVALHLARLPTAKRAPYLVMVMLPFWTSILVKSYAFTVVLGSAGLIAKIAGWLSGDAWHPELVFNRTGVVIGMTNYLLPFMVLPILTSLTTQNRNLKFAAELMGAGPWMIFARITLPLSMPGVIAGVLMCLTLSMGMYITPALLGGPRDMMLANLIDFYTRQTLDWTLAAAIAMMLLVLSGVLIAMLGRVQQGREALA, encoded by the coding sequence ATGAACTATACGCTCAATGTGAAGACCGTCGTCGTGATGTTGCTGCCGCTCTATACGCTGCTGGCCGTGTTCTTTCTATGGCCGCTGGGCGTGGTCGGTTGGTCGAGCATCTGGGAGCATGCGTTCACGCTGCGCGGCTACGAGCAGGTCTTCACCAATCCGCTGATTCGCCGCGTGCTCGGCAGCACGCTCGCGATCGCCTCGTTCGCGACGGGCACTAGTCTTCTGCTCGGCTATATCGTCGCGCTGCATCTCGCGCGCCTGCCCACCGCGAAGCGCGCCCCGTATCTCGTCATGGTGATGTTGCCGTTCTGGACCAGCATCCTCGTCAAGAGCTATGCCTTTACCGTGGTGTTGGGAAGTGCGGGCCTCATCGCGAAGATTGCGGGCTGGCTCTCGGGCGATGCATGGCATCCGGAACTCGTGTTCAATCGTACCGGGGTTGTGATCGGCATGACGAACTATTTGCTGCCGTTCATGGTGCTGCCGATCCTCACGAGTCTCACCACGCAAAACCGCAACCTCAAGTTCGCGGCCGAGTTGATGGGCGCAGGCCCGTGGATGATCTTCGCGCGCATTACGCTGCCCCTTTCGATGCCGGGCGTGATCGCAGGCGTGCTGATGTGCCTGACGCTCTCGATGGGCATGTACATTACACCTGCGCTGCTGGGCGGTCCGCGCGACATGATGCTGGCGAACCTGATCGATTTCTATACCCGGCAGACGCTCGACTGGACGCTCGCCGCCGCCATTGCGATGATGCTGCTCGTGCTGTCGGGCGTCCTCATCGCCATGCTCGGACGCGTGCAGCAGGGCAGGGAGGCGCTCGCATGA
- a CDS encoding ABC transporter substrate-binding protein, which translates to MKTPDLDTSKLIDQQPRPRRVFLQQAAALAGVALLGAPAIVRAQSKSISVTCWGGAYEAAIRGAFAEPFTKETGIAVNLVNSADLARMKVQVESKNVSWDVFDSIGPQIVAGSRAGMWEKLDPAIVKTDGLVTRTGQDFVGTYSYAGGIGFDPKRSAKPPTTYAEFWDVKGFPGRRGLRPRVSENLEMALLADGVAPDKLYPLDVERAFKAMDRIKPAVRKWIETTPETVTLIASNELDFTYTYLSRVLPAQRAGTSVQMSMKQTLNSLEYLAVPKYGKNTRAAMQYVAFCLRPDRQAAFCDMVEFAPNVTAAMPLVSAAAKARMPDMHDKNSIIINDAWWGDHYDALQNRFTTWMLT; encoded by the coding sequence ATGAAAACGCCCGACCTCGACACATCAAAGCTCATCGACCAGCAACCTCGCCCACGGCGCGTGTTCCTCCAGCAAGCGGCCGCGCTTGCGGGCGTCGCGCTGCTCGGTGCGCCCGCTATCGTGCGCGCGCAGTCGAAGAGCATCAGCGTGACGTGCTGGGGCGGCGCGTATGAAGCCGCGATTCGCGGCGCGTTCGCCGAGCCATTCACCAAAGAGACGGGCATCGCGGTGAATCTCGTCAACAGCGCGGACCTGGCGCGTATGAAGGTGCAGGTCGAGTCGAAGAATGTGTCGTGGGATGTGTTCGACAGCATCGGGCCGCAGATCGTGGCGGGATCGCGCGCGGGCATGTGGGAAAAGCTCGACCCGGCCATCGTCAAGACGGACGGGCTGGTCACGAGGACCGGACAGGATTTCGTCGGCACGTATTCGTATGCTGGCGGTATCGGCTTCGATCCGAAGCGAAGCGCAAAGCCGCCGACGACCTATGCCGAGTTCTGGGACGTTAAGGGTTTTCCGGGGCGGCGGGGCTTGCGTCCGCGCGTTAGCGAAAACCTCGAGATGGCGTTGCTTGCCGATGGCGTCGCGCCCGACAAGCTCTATCCGCTCGATGTCGAACGCGCGTTCAAGGCGATGGACCGCATCAAGCCCGCCGTGCGCAAGTGGATCGAGACGACGCCGGAGACCGTCACGCTTATCGCCAGCAACGAACTTGACTTCACCTACACGTATCTGAGCCGCGTGCTGCCGGCACAGCGCGCGGGTACCTCCGTGCAGATGTCGATGAAGCAGACGCTCAACAGCCTCGAATATCTCGCGGTGCCGAAGTACGGCAAGAACACGCGGGCCGCGATGCAATACGTGGCGTTCTGTCTGCGCCCGGACCGTCAGGCCGCGTTCTGCGACATGGTGGAATTCGCGCCGAATGTGACCGCTGCGATGCCGCTGGTGTCCGCCGCCGCAAAGGCACGCATGCCCGACATGCACGATAAAAACAGCATCATCATCAACGATGCTTGGTGGGGCGATCACTACGATGCCTTGCAAAACCGCTTCACGACGTGGATGCTCACCTAA
- a CDS encoding aldehyde dehydrogenase, whose product MSIPDASVWRARAQEIRPEGRAFIDGQHVSALSGKTFATVNPATGRTIADIAECGAEDVDVAVQSARRAFESGVWSRLAPAGRKAVMLKFAQSIMEHREELALLESLDVGKPITNAYNGDIASSATCIQWYGEAIDKLYGETAPAAPDVTTMIVREPLGVVAAVVPWNYPLSMASWKLGPALAAGNSVVLKPAEQSPLTAIRIAALAMEAGLPAGVLNVLPGYGETAGRALGLHMDVDAIGFTGSTAVGKLFMQYSGQSNIKRVGLECGGKSPHIVLDDCPDLDAAARAVAAGIFANSGQVCNAGSRLIVHAAVRDELLERVAKIARELVPGDPLDPATKMGAIVSQTQHETVMSYIDAGRAEGARVVAGGRAARTESGGYFIEPTVFDRVSNDMRIAREEIFGPVLSAITVESPEEAVRVANDTIYGLAAAVWTSNIARAQQVSRQLRAGVVWVNCFDRGTMSSPFGGFRQSGFGRDKSMHAFDKYMDWKAIWIAG is encoded by the coding sequence GTGAGCATTCCTGATGCATCGGTGTGGCGCGCACGCGCTCAAGAGATTCGCCCCGAGGGCCGCGCGTTCATCGACGGACAACACGTGTCTGCGCTGTCGGGCAAGACTTTCGCGACGGTGAATCCCGCTACCGGACGCACCATCGCCGACATCGCGGAATGCGGTGCGGAAGATGTCGATGTTGCGGTGCAAAGCGCGCGCCGTGCATTCGAATCGGGTGTGTGGTCGCGCCTTGCGCCTGCCGGGCGCAAGGCCGTCATGCTGAAGTTTGCACAGTCGATAATGGAGCATCGCGAAGAACTGGCGCTGCTCGAATCGCTCGATGTCGGCAAGCCCATCACCAACGCCTATAACGGCGACATCGCAAGCTCCGCGACCTGCATCCAGTGGTACGGCGAAGCCATCGACAAACTCTACGGCGAAACCGCGCCCGCCGCGCCCGACGTCACCACCATGATCGTGCGCGAACCGCTCGGCGTGGTCGCCGCCGTCGTGCCATGGAACTATCCGCTGTCGATGGCAAGCTGGAAGCTCGGCCCCGCGCTCGCCGCCGGCAACTCGGTCGTGCTCAAGCCCGCCGAGCAATCGCCGCTCACAGCGATCCGCATTGCGGCGCTGGCGATGGAAGCCGGCCTGCCCGCGGGCGTGCTCAACGTGTTGCCCGGCTACGGCGAGACGGCGGGCCGCGCGCTCGGTCTGCACATGGATGTCGATGCGATCGGTTTCACCGGTTCGACCGCTGTGGGCAAGCTCTTCATGCAGTACTCGGGTCAATCGAACATCAAGCGCGTCGGGCTCGAATGCGGCGGCAAGAGCCCGCATATCGTGCTCGACGACTGTCCCGATCTCGATGCCGCCGCGCGCGCCGTCGCCGCCGGCATCTTCGCCAACAGTGGGCAGGTTTGCAATGCAGGCTCGCGGCTCATCGTACACGCGGCGGTGCGCGACGAACTCCTCGAACGCGTGGCGAAGATCGCCCGCGAACTGGTGCCGGGCGACCCGCTCGATCCCGCAACGAAGATGGGTGCGATCGTCAGCCAGACGCAGCACGAAACGGTGATGTCGTATATCGATGCGGGACGCGCGGAAGGCGCGCGCGTCGTCGCGGGAGGCCGTGCGGCACGCACGGAATCGGGCGGCTACTTCATCGAGCCGACCGTGTTCGATCGCGTGAGCAACGACATGCGCATCGCGCGAGAGGAGATATTCGGGCCGGTGCTGTCGGCAATCACGGTGGAGTCGCCCGAAGAAGCGGTGCGCGTCGCGAACGACACCATCTACGGTCTTGCCGCCGCCGTGTGGACCTCCAACATCGCCCGTGCGCAGCAGGTGTCGCGGCAATTGCGAGCGGGCGTGGTGTGGGTCAACTGCTTCGATCGCGGCACCATGTCCTCACCGTTTGGCGGCTTCAGGCAATCCGGCTTCGGGCGCGACAAGTCGATGCACGCGTTCGACAAATACATGGACTGGAAAGCAATCTGGATTGCAGGCTGA
- a CDS encoding LysR family transcriptional regulator: MLKVRHLEIFRAVVKAGSVSAAARLLYVSQPAVTKTLRMLEEEIGLTLFLRVKGRLVCTPEADAILPEIERLFGSVQSIAETAREIQQGQRGSIRVCTVSMLATTIVARAVGEFRKTHPYVEFDIRALPTRHVVEYVNNNQADFGILDVAAPSGTLEIEEFCSAELRCVVRKEHALAARKTITPKMLDREKLATFGDDTLTGWRLREAFRAQGRVFTSAFVSNSTPVLCALAREANAVALVDPFALMGASFPELVARRFSPAVPVEPRFLFAPGRPRSVIVDQFVAQLKATAHELAI; encoded by the coding sequence ATGCTCAAAGTGCGTCATCTGGAGATATTCCGTGCGGTCGTCAAGGCGGGCAGCGTGTCGGCCGCCGCGCGTTTGCTGTATGTTTCGCAGCCTGCTGTCACCAAGACGCTGCGCATGCTGGAAGAAGAGATTGGGCTCACGCTGTTTCTGCGCGTGAAGGGGCGGCTCGTGTGCACGCCCGAAGCCGATGCGATCCTGCCCGAGATCGAGCGCCTGTTCGGCAGCGTGCAATCGATTGCCGAGACAGCGCGCGAGATTCAGCAAGGCCAGCGCGGCTCGATCCGCGTGTGCACGGTGTCGATGCTCGCGACCACCATCGTCGCTCGTGCGGTGGGAGAATTTCGCAAGACGCATCCCTATGTCGAATTCGACATACGCGCGCTGCCCACGCGACACGTGGTCGAGTACGTGAACAACAATCAGGCGGACTTTGGCATTCTCGATGTGGCCGCGCCTTCGGGCACGCTGGAAATCGAGGAGTTCTGTAGCGCGGAGTTGCGTTGCGTCGTGCGCAAGGAGCACGCCCTTGCGGCGCGAAAAACCATCACCCCCAAAATGCTTGACCGCGAAAAGCTGGCCACCTTCGGCGACGACACGCTGACCGGCTGGCGTCTGCGTGAAGCATTTCGCGCGCAAGGGCGCGTATTTACCAGCGCGTTCGTATCGAACAGCACGCCGGTCCTGTGCGCGCTCGCGCGTGAGGCCAACGCGGTCGCGTTAGTCGATCCATTCGCCTTGATGGGGGCCTCATTTCCAGAGCTCGTCGCGCGGCGTTTTTCGCCGGCAGTGCCTGTGGAGCCGCGTTTTCTGTTCGCGCCGGGGAGGCCGCGGTCGGTGATCGTCGATCAGTTCGTTGCGCAGTTGAAGGCAACGGCGCATGAACTCGCGATCTGA
- a CDS encoding TM2 domain-containing protein, protein MSDVSRQMMMYDAQKKSIVLAFLLWFFLGYLGAHRFYAGKTVTAIVQLMLSLIGGGLAFAGVGFVFIGLVGIWLFVDLFLLPGMIRRYNLSLAGRLG, encoded by the coding sequence ATGAGTGATGTATCCCGCCAGATGATGATGTATGACGCGCAGAAGAAGAGCATTGTGCTCGCTTTCCTTCTGTGGTTCTTTCTCGGCTATCTGGGCGCACATCGGTTTTATGCGGGTAAGACCGTCACCGCGATCGTGCAACTGATGCTTTCGCTGATCGGTGGCGGACTGGCATTCGCGGGAGTCGGATTCGTTTTTATCGGCCTCGTTGGTATCTGGCTGTTCGTCGATCTCTTTTTGCTGCCGGGCATGATTCGCCGTTATAACTTATCGCTAGCCGGCAGACTGGGCTGA
- a CDS encoding tetratricopeptide repeat protein: MATYKCPSLGDCEVGMSNKIIERAPGEDLHCPSCKGLLDPYPPNDRGVKKTKPPVIAAIVGAAALVIGGGSAFYFIHAHKAAQEEVQAAQGGAPAAEVASASTSAVIAASVPAATVAAQGASEAGGIAPPAEDIAADRKAGDEQLTSGDAAGAESASNRAAAKEMIKVAIADMAQGKLDDAEKELNAAQARDPKQSLVYYNLGVLRLKQSRTDDALKAFEASFLNGFQYFDAMEKDPDLDVVRHDPRFETLVNKYRRPATT, translated from the coding sequence ATGGCAACGTACAAATGCCCGTCGCTGGGCGACTGCGAAGTCGGCATGAGTAACAAGATCATCGAGCGTGCGCCGGGTGAGGATCTTCATTGCCCGAGTTGCAAGGGCTTGCTCGATCCGTATCCGCCAAACGACCGCGGCGTCAAGAAAACGAAGCCGCCGGTGATCGCGGCGATCGTTGGCGCGGCGGCGCTGGTGATTGGCGGAGGCTCGGCTTTCTACTTCATCCACGCTCACAAGGCGGCGCAGGAAGAGGTGCAAGCTGCGCAGGGCGGCGCGCCGGCCGCCGAGGTGGCCTCGGCGAGCACGTCGGCCGTTATCGCAGCGAGCGTGCCAGCGGCGACTGTAGCTGCTCAAGGAGCGTCCGAGGCTGGCGGTATCGCGCCTCCCGCCGAGGACATCGCGGCGGATCGCAAGGCGGGGGACGAACAACTCACGAGCGGCGATGCGGCGGGTGCGGAAAGTGCGAGCAATCGCGCGGCGGCGAAGGAGATGATCAAGGTCGCCATCGCCGACATGGCGCAGGGCAAGCTCGACGACGCCGAAAAAGAGTTGAACGCCGCGCAGGCGCGCGACCCGAAGCAGTCACTCGTGTATTACAACCTGGGCGTGCTGCGGCTTAAGCAATCCCGCACCGACGATGCGCTCAAAGCCTTCGAGGCGAGTTTCCTGAACGGCTTCCAGTACTTTGACGCGATGGAGAAGGATCCCGATCTCGACGTCGTTCGTCATGATCCGCGCTTCGAGACGCTGGTGAATAAATACCGTCGTCCGGCCACGACATGA
- a CDS encoding tubulin-like doman-containing protein yields MEHNHLIIGLGGSGGKIIRNLRKTVERDRDVQGNSPSEARFEYLYVDTSTDELDKHDEWRVLGKDIELARSQYVINTASNVRPVLDDPASFPGLSDWIEPRSVFDFVKPGIAGAAQRRKLGRLVFAQNAAQFVKAVEDRMRVLEQGPGRKGVTIHIVCGLAGGTGSGSIVDAVALIRNKYAEADLHRILIYALLPEKDSKRVRNVAGFSNYYANGYAALAELNAMAVGQYHPRSVLDGSPMSHDTYFNGCYLVNNVNEHNLQFDVDTELPRIVAEFIYQKTLNKQWEGLGRAEKGENDIKNFESEDEIGKARAKLFLSFGVERIVVPEQEIKEYLAYGFAEQATRQLMFNNFRQGEGYADEPVQKDWGSEARKPDVFQKLLLSDTHLTLESGILEDDAKNTMWKPAHEYWKQIVSRLAPEIRADQTLEQTTWVHAMSSRLAKVFDETYRTMGGVRKFYEIKANARLEMARHVSRQIEKQLFSDWKIGTHSLIQLRQFVDALVAMLGERLALFNEEVTKGPAKEQAIVKRIDELNSQFNQVGFLGKHLTDKRGGLFTEMAMQYQDLFALRTLIEGQRFACGLIPFIKDELVSLRGLIDALHQNLAAATEQVHDEQAARLASTDAIHQDRIFDRNAIGSVMKALIVDEQAQIARTQKVRQSIIELAGTEVDSFDKLVRGVSLGAIISTISQASAVIVELAHTEIAKTLQPVLHVNIVERLQKQYDANPGGLKNFVSELYEKSGTMLQYNKTETDRAVANNQGGSVGTAKTVAVFLPECESQKTFHATLKRMFEEQKDSASDTVVETGKLSNEIVIMKIASLMPVRFVESLPMLKRHYDGLLTDFNESHLLHSSGDGKRLPPLYARTAAEAASQAKRKPYRLVAHLLDMIRSRENRTTGETEWIFVYEDDGLPTDRVLNGRTWSAVFDGDQKDDLQKLVETEVTRHIASALQHRDDKSDLIKRFDAFARKTLEESGGYTDDPGYKAIVALKPQIRDIIGLPGTAAQAA; encoded by the coding sequence ATGGAACATAACCACCTCATCATTGGCCTCGGCGGATCGGGCGGCAAGATCATCCGTAATCTGCGCAAGACGGTCGAGCGCGATCGCGATGTGCAGGGCAATTCGCCGTCGGAAGCGCGCTTCGAATATCTGTATGTCGACACGTCCACCGACGAGCTCGACAAGCACGACGAATGGCGCGTACTGGGCAAAGATATCGAGCTGGCGCGCAGCCAGTACGTCATCAACACGGCCAGCAACGTGCGTCCCGTGCTGGACGATCCTGCATCGTTCCCCGGTCTTAGCGACTGGATCGAGCCGCGCAGCGTCTTCGATTTCGTGAAGCCGGGCATCGCGGGCGCGGCGCAGCGCCGCAAGCTCGGAAGGCTGGTGTTCGCGCAGAATGCCGCGCAATTCGTCAAGGCGGTCGAGGACCGCATGCGCGTGCTCGAGCAGGGGCCGGGACGCAAGGGCGTGACCATTCATATCGTTTGCGGTCTCGCGGGGGGCACGGGCAGCGGTTCGATCGTCGATGCCGTCGCGCTGATCCGCAACAAGTACGCCGAGGCCGATCTGCATCGCATCCTGATCTACGCACTGTTGCCGGAGAAAGATTCGAAGCGCGTGCGCAATGTGGCCGGATTCTCGAACTACTATGCGAACGGCTATGCAGCGCTCGCGGAACTCAACGCGATGGCCGTGGGGCAATATCATCCGCGCAGCGTGCTCGACGGATCGCCGATGAGTCACGACACCTATTTCAACGGCTGCTATCTCGTCAACAACGTCAACGAGCATAACCTGCAGTTCGATGTCGATACTGAACTGCCGCGCATCGTGGCGGAGTTCATTTATCAGAAGACACTCAACAAGCAATGGGAAGGGCTCGGCCGCGCGGAGAAGGGCGAGAACGATATCAAGAATTTTGAGTCCGAGGACGAGATCGGCAAGGCGCGCGCCAAGCTGTTTTTGTCGTTCGGCGTCGAGCGCATCGTCGTGCCGGAGCAGGAGATCAAGGAATACCTCGCCTATGGCTTCGCGGAGCAGGCCACGCGTCAGCTCATGTTCAACAATTTCCGTCAGGGCGAAGGTTATGCCGACGAGCCTGTCCAGAAAGACTGGGGTTCGGAGGCGCGCAAGCCCGATGTGTTCCAGAAGCTGCTGCTGAGCGATACGCACCTGACGCTCGAGAGCGGCATTCTGGAAGACGACGCGAAGAACACGATGTGGAAGCCCGCGCACGAATACTGGAAGCAGATCGTGAGCCGCCTCGCGCCGGAGATTCGCGCCGACCAGACGCTCGAACAGACCACGTGGGTTCACGCGATGAGTTCGCGGCTCGCCAAGGTCTTCGACGAGACGTACCGGACGATGGGCGGCGTGCGCAAGTTCTATGAGATCAAGGCGAACGCACGCCTGGAAATGGCCCGGCATGTCAGCCGTCAGATCGAGAAGCAGTTGTTCTCGGACTGGAAGATCGGCACGCATTCGCTCATTCAGTTGCGTCAATTCGTCGACGCTTTGGTGGCGATGCTGGGCGAGCGCCTCGCACTCTTTAACGAAGAAGTGACGAAGGGACCCGCCAAGGAACAGGCGATCGTCAAGCGCATCGACGAGCTGAACAGCCAGTTCAACCAGGTGGGCTTTCTCGGCAAGCATCTCACCGACAAGCGCGGCGGCCTGTTCACCGAGATGGCGATGCAATATCAGGATCTCTTCGCGCTGCGCACGCTGATCGAAGGTCAGCGTTTCGCGTGCGGGCTGATTCCGTTCATCAAGGATGAACTCGTGTCGCTGCGCGGACTGATCGACGCGCTGCATCAAAATCTCGCTGCGGCGACCGAGCAGGTGCACGACGAACAGGCGGCGCGCCTCGCGAGCACCGACGCAATCCATCAGGACCGCATCTTCGACCGCAATGCGATCGGCAGCGTGATGAAAGCGCTGATCGTCGACGAGCAGGCGCAGATCGCGCGGACACAGAAGGTGCGTCAGTCAATCATCGAGCTCGCGGGCACCGAGGTCGATTCTTTCGACAAGCTGGTGCGCGGCGTGTCACTCGGCGCGATCATCTCGACCATCTCGCAGGCGTCGGCTGTCATCGTCGAGCTGGCGCACACGGAGATCGCGAAAACGCTTCAGCCGGTGCTGCACGTCAATATCGTCGAGCGCTTGCAGAAGCAGTACGACGCGAACCCGGGCGGCCTGAAGAACTTCGTGTCGGAACTCTATGAGAAGTCCGGCACGATGCTTCAGTACAACAAGACCGAAACGGACCGCGCCGTGGCGAACAATCAGGGCGGCTCTGTCGGCACGGCGAAAACGGTTGCAGTGTTTTTACCCGAATGCGAAAGCCAGAAGACTTTCCACGCAACGCTCAAGCGCATGTTCGAAGAGCAGAAGGATTCCGCGTCGGACACGGTCGTCGAGACGGGCAAGCTGTCGAATGAAATCGTCATCATGAAGATCGCTTCGTTGATGCCGGTGCGCTTCGTCGAATCCTTGCCGATGCTCAAGCGTCACTACGACGGTCTGCTTACCGACTTCAACGAATCGCACCTGCTGCATAGCAGCGGCGACGGCAAGCGCCTCCCGCCGCTCTACGCGCGCACGGCCGCCGAAGCGGCGTCGCAGGCGAAGCGCAAGCCATACCGTCTGGTCGCTCATCTGCTCGACATGATCCGTTCGCGCGAGAACCGCACGACGGGTGAGACCGAATGGATCTTCGTCTACGAGGACGACGGCCTGCCGACCGATCGCGTGCTTAACGGACGGACCTGGTCCGCGGTCTTCGATGGCGATCAGAAGGATGATCTCCAGAAGCTCGTGGAGACGGAAGTGACCCGTCATATCGCCAGCGCGCTGCAGCATCGGGACGACAAGAGCGATCTGATCAAACGCTTCGATGCATTCGCGCGCAAGACCCTCGAAGAATCGGGCGGCTATACCGACGACCCCGGTTACAAGGCGATCGTCGCGTTGAAGCCCCAGATTCGCGACATCATCGGCTTGCCAGGCACGGCGGCGCAGGCTGCCTGA
- a CDS encoding DUF4384 domain-containing protein, whose product MRHAFAALALATLASHAMAEDGYTAKSLFFGEDDSLRTVATSPAPSTGDATAVADNQSAQPATAHAQTAHVVKVSSRKKIANVGASYFIRLKQPDGSTRDVLARRVFKSGEHFQLGVKVNNPSYVYILNEGPDGSITQIYPQPSQDNFVDAMGVVFLPARGSFVFDNKPGMEKLMVYLSPQPVGGDLRKRVSGYTPDFVSTPVPSVAQACTPNPGALTADAPAPASSSDAAVQVAAADTGYAAKGIAFAAEDRAACTTATTTAAADTGYAAKGIAFSDDSAPATGGQVASYVVKPAATSDANLYLKINLAHE is encoded by the coding sequence ATGCGTCACGCTTTTGCCGCGCTAGCGCTTGCCACGCTCGCAAGCCATGCCATGGCCGAAGATGGCTATACCGCCAAGTCGCTCTTCTTCGGTGAGGACGATAGTCTGCGCACCGTCGCGACTTCTCCGGCGCCATCCACGGGCGACGCCACCGCCGTTGCGGACAACCAATCCGCTCAGCCTGCAACGGCTCACGCGCAGACGGCCCACGTGGTGAAAGTGTCTTCCCGCAAGAAAATCGCGAACGTCGGCGCCAGCTATTTCATCAGGCTCAAGCAGCCCGATGGCTCGACACGCGATGTTCTCGCGCGCCGCGTGTTCAAGAGCGGTGAGCACTTCCAGCTCGGCGTGAAGGTCAACAATCCGTCATATGTGTACATCCTCAACGAAGGACCCGACGGCTCGATCACGCAAATCTATCCGCAGCCCTCGCAGGACAACTTCGTCGACGCAATGGGCGTCGTGTTCCTCCCGGCGCGCGGCTCGTTCGTATTCGACAACAAGCCCGGCATGGAAAAGCTGATGGTGTATCTGTCGCCCCAGCCGGTCGGGGGTGATCTACGCAAGCGCGTGTCTGGCTATACGCCCGACTTCGTTTCGACGCCGGTTCCATCCGTTGCGCAAGCATGCACGCCCAATCCCGGCGCGCTGACGGCGGACGCACCCGCGCCCGCATCGTCGTCCGACGCGGCGGTGCAAGTAGCGGCCGCCGACACGGGTTATGCGGCAAAGGGTATCGCATTCGCCGCCGAGGACAGGGCCGCCTGCACGACAGCGACGACGACCGCCGCCGCGGACACGGGCTATGCGGCGAAGGGCATCGCATTCAGTGACGACTCCGCGCCCGCCACGGGAGGCCAGGTCGCCTCTTACGTGGTCAAACCGGCTGCCACGTCTGATGCCAATCTCTATCTGAAGATCAACCTCGCCCACGAGTGA